The Leptospirales bacterium genome has a window encoding:
- a CDS encoding response regulator transcription factor: MAKGSELQSDLAQSGKSIRVLLADDHEIVRQGLRQMLARDESVEVVGEASDGDSTLNELQRSPCDILILDLSMPGINGFELIRQLAAAQPALRIVVLTMHREAKYVRQATGFANVFGYILKDEAFDQLQRAVHKVAAGNRMISSQVHELIFEDYRSMQESALVLETLTRREREILDMVLRGKMNKEIANDLFISVRTVESHRAKIMEKLRVRNVAELMRFAAEHGLV; the protein is encoded by the coding sequence ATGGCCAAGGGCTCAGAATTACAATCCGATCTCGCCCAGAGCGGGAAGAGCATCCGAGTCCTGCTGGCCGACGATCATGAGATAGTCCGGCAGGGATTGCGCCAGATGCTGGCCCGCGACGAATCCGTAGAGGTTGTTGGCGAAGCCAGCGATGGCGACTCGACTTTGAATGAGTTGCAGCGGTCGCCGTGCGATATTCTCATTCTGGATCTTTCGATGCCGGGAATCAACGGCTTTGAGTTGATCCGACAACTGGCGGCGGCGCAGCCGGCCTTGCGCATCGTCGTACTGACCATGCACCGCGAAGCCAAGTACGTTCGCCAGGCTACGGGATTTGCCAATGTCTTCGGCTACATACTCAAAGATGAAGCCTTTGATCAATTGCAACGCGCCGTTCACAAGGTCGCTGCGGGAAATCGCATGATATCGTCGCAGGTTCACGAGCTAATCTTCGAAGACTATCGCAGCATGCAGGAAAGCGCACTGGTGCTGGAAACGCTTACGCGCCGAGAACGGGAGATCCTGGACATGGTGCTGCGCGGCAAGATGAACAAGGAAATTGCCAACGACTTGTTTATCAGCGTGCGCACCGTAGAAAGCCACCGCGCAAAAATCATGGAAAAGCTGCGCGTTCGCAACGTGGCCGAACTGATGCGCTTCGCCGCCGAACATGGTCTGGTCTGA
- a CDS encoding PAS domain S-box protein, translating to MNAGLAGCNPQAPEALLESLPDLVYRLDARGHIVYLNQVIEELGYSRESLAGRHISEIIHPEDASEAILSEVLRRNPHPATPPAVLDERRTGTRMSRGLVVRIVRPNSAAHETAMLGEAVSVGLWEDRGGQRRFTGTLGVIRNVNDREARLELEKQKESLERYFSPDILRQIASAPTADHMAGQTVEATIVFMDIRNFTTISEGLAPAQVAELLNLLFNDLMDLMLSRKGSINKFMGDAILATFGCPYPVADDALNAVNAALAIRDTLRHFNRVRPRYLREDLRIGIGIASGEVFAGNIGSFRRKEYTVIGDVVNTAARLQNLTKKASVDILIDEATRQKIGEAFRCRSLSVQRLRGKEKPVRIYAVDPKQASESPAGLVTLFRQAG from the coding sequence ATGAATGCGGGTCTGGCAGGCTGCAATCCGCAGGCGCCCGAGGCGTTGCTTGAGAGCTTGCCCGATCTGGTCTATCGCCTGGACGCGCGCGGCCATATTGTTTATCTAAATCAAGTAATTGAAGAGCTGGGCTACAGCAGGGAGAGCCTCGCCGGACGGCATATTTCTGAAATCATTCACCCTGAGGATGCCAGCGAAGCGATCCTGTCCGAGGTGCTGCGACGCAATCCGCATCCAGCCACGCCGCCAGCGGTTCTTGATGAACGACGTACGGGAACGCGCATGTCGCGCGGCCTGGTGGTGCGCATTGTGCGGCCCAACAGCGCCGCACACGAAACAGCAATGCTTGGCGAAGCGGTCTCCGTTGGCCTCTGGGAAGATCGCGGGGGTCAGCGCCGTTTCACCGGTACGCTGGGCGTCATTCGTAACGTCAATGATCGCGAGGCGCGTCTCGAATTGGAAAAGCAGAAGGAATCGCTGGAGCGCTATTTCTCCCCCGACATTTTGCGACAAATTGCCAGTGCGCCGACTGCGGACCATATGGCCGGCCAAACCGTAGAGGCCACTATAGTTTTCATGGACATTCGCAATTTCACAACGATCAGCGAAGGCCTGGCGCCGGCGCAGGTGGCGGAATTGCTAAACCTGCTGTTCAACGATTTGATGGATCTTATGCTCAGTCGCAAGGGATCGATCAACAAATTCATGGGCGATGCCATTCTAGCGACCTTCGGCTGCCCCTACCCCGTCGCGGATGACGCGCTCAACGCCGTGAACGCCGCGCTGGCAATTCGCGATACGCTGCGCCATTTCAACCGCGTCCGCCCCCGCTACCTGCGCGAGGATTTGCGCATCGGCATCGGGATCGCCAGCGGCGAGGTTTTTGCCGGCAATATAGGCTCCTTCCGCCGCAAGGAGTACACCGTGATTGGCGATGTGGTCAACACCGCCGCTCGCCTGCAAAACCTGACCAAGAAGGCCAGCGTAGATATACTGATCGACGAGGCGACGCGTCAGAAAATCGGCGAAGCCTTTCGCTGCCGGAGCCTTTCGGTGCAGAGGCTGCGCGGCAAGGAAAAGCCGGTACGCATTTACGCCGTAGATCCGAAACAGGCCAGCGAAAGCCCGGCAGGCCTGGTAACGCTATTCCGCCAGGCTGGCTGA
- a CDS encoding response regulator, which produces MTRTDPHPTILLADDNPALLEDYAALLSFEGYVVIQASDGAQAWQQMQQPQLDLIICDILMPHLDGFSLRQRALLEPRLAEIPFVFLSAMNSETIRSQARDLGVAVYLSKPCSSERLLAEVRRLLNSKAR; this is translated from the coding sequence ATGACCCGCACCGATCCACACCCGACCATTCTGCTGGCGGATGACAATCCGGCTCTGCTGGAAGATTATGCTGCACTCTTGAGTTTCGAAGGCTATGTCGTGATTCAGGCCAGCGATGGAGCGCAGGCCTGGCAGCAAATGCAGCAACCGCAACTGGACCTGATCATCTGTGACATCCTGATGCCGCACCTCGACGGCTTTTCGCTGCGACAGCGCGCACTGCTTGAGCCGCGACTCGCCGAAATCCCCTTTGTATTTTTGTCGGCAATGAATTCGGAAACGATTCGCAGCCAGGCCCGCGACCTCGGCGTAGCGGTTTACCTGAGCAAACCTTGCTCTTCGGAACGATTGCTTGCCGAAGTGCGACGTTTGCTCAACAGCAAAGCTCGGTAG
- a CDS encoding EAL domain-containing response regulator translates to MPQRPINDKPCALVIEDHDDMRQSVREILEFEGFAVLEADDGDQGVAIATQSLPDVILCDIGLKQSDGFRVLAAIRGNRRTADIPFIYLTAYATELRRGMELGADDYITKPFDARSLVNSVQMRIQRRREILAGPAKGKDASGSVREIIAALIGRAHNRGRSLALLNADIAFSLGEDEADRQHTFARLGEWLRRLLRRTGGGELLAARNGVVIALLSREASASDLRLVSRTVLHARRFLAARSKHQSVRVRGAVLRHLEQFDDVSDAVRGLEQALQTAMAGDEPCALWTRESDAPPFDLSLLESDIQKAAARNELELHLQPICTPEGKVLGAECLMRWRHPRLGLISPGIFIPLAERCGAIHSLGRWALQSAIEILRELDALHYEGYLSVNLSPLQLQQGAFFEELMQALSLPGVDARRLEIEVTESAIVSGAAMESLHGLRACGFRLAMDDFGTGFSSLGALRSLPVDRVKIDRSFISDIDQNPQTSAILASILELTRIVKLPVTVEGVEREAQLSELRALGVSSVQGFYFSRPLPPPDFARFFRNQRQAAAVAP, encoded by the coding sequence ATGCCTCAGCGTCCCATCAATGATAAGCCATGCGCTCTGGTCATTGAAGATCATGATGACATGCGACAATCGGTTCGTGAGATTCTGGAGTTCGAGGGTTTCGCGGTGCTGGAGGCCGACGATGGCGATCAGGGCGTGGCCATTGCCACGCAATCGCTGCCCGATGTAATCCTCTGTGATATCGGATTGAAACAGTCGGATGGCTTTCGAGTGCTGGCGGCGATTCGCGGCAACCGCCGCACAGCAGACATACCATTCATCTACCTGACGGCCTACGCCACGGAACTGCGGCGCGGCATGGAACTGGGCGCCGATGACTATATTACCAAGCCCTTTGACGCGCGCTCGCTGGTGAATTCGGTGCAAATGCGCATCCAGCGCCGAAGGGAAATCCTGGCCGGGCCGGCAAAAGGCAAGGACGCCTCCGGCTCGGTTCGCGAAATCATCGCCGCGCTGATTGGCCGAGCTCACAACCGCGGGCGAAGTCTGGCGCTGCTCAACGCCGATATTGCCTTCTCGCTGGGCGAAGACGAGGCCGACCGGCAGCACACCTTCGCGCGACTCGGCGAGTGGCTGCGCCGTCTGCTGCGCCGCACCGGCGGCGGCGAACTGCTGGCCGCTCGCAATGGCGTGGTAATCGCCCTGCTCAGTCGCGAGGCCAGCGCCAGCGATCTGCGTCTGGTCAGCCGCACCGTGCTGCACGCCAGGCGCTTTCTGGCGGCGCGTAGCAAACACCAGAGCGTCCGTGTGCGCGGCGCCGTGCTGCGACACCTGGAACAATTTGACGACGTATCCGATGCCGTTCGCGGCCTGGAACAGGCGCTGCAGACGGCAATGGCAGGCGATGAACCCTGCGCCTTGTGGACGCGGGAGAGCGACGCTCCGCCTTTTGATTTGAGTCTGCTGGAAAGCGATATCCAGAAAGCTGCGGCGCGAAACGAACTGGAACTGCACCTGCAGCCAATCTGCACGCCAGAGGGCAAGGTCCTGGGCGCTGAGTGTTTGATGCGCTGGCGCCATCCGCGCCTCGGCCTGATTTCTCCGGGAATTTTCATCCCCCTTGCCGAGCGCTGCGGCGCTATCCATTCGCTGGGACGATGGGCATTGCAATCGGCTATCGAGATTCTGCGCGAACTCGACGCTTTGCACTACGAGGGCTACCTCTCGGTGAATCTTTCCCCGTTGCAGCTACAGCAGGGCGCTTTCTTTGAGGAATTGATGCAGGCGCTCAGCTTGCCCGGCGTGGATGCACGGCGCCTGGAAATCGAAGTCACAGAAAGCGCTATCGTATCAGGCGCCGCCATGGAGAGCCTGCACGGGCTGCGCGCCTGTGGTTTTCGACTGGCAATGGATGATTTCGGCACCGGATTCTCTTCGCTGGGCGCCCTGCGTTCCCTGCCCGTCGACCGCGTAAAAATCGACCGCTCCTTCATAAGCGACATCGACCAGAATCCGCAAACCTCGGCTATCCTGGCCTCGATTCTGGAATTGACGCGCATCGTGAAGCTGCCCGTAACCGTAGAAGGAGTGGAACGGGAAGCGCAGCTGTCCGAGCTTCGCGCATTGGGCGTGAGTTCGGTACAGGGCTTCTATTTTTCGAGGCCGCTTCCGCCCCCCGACTTTGCGCGGTTTTTTCGCAACCAACGACAGGCCGCGGCGGTGGCGCCATGA
- a CDS encoding response regulator — MLNTMIDAASPQLLVIEDDAALRENLLLALELEGYHAIGAGQGADGLRLARERHPAVALLDLTLPDIDGLEVARELKRGALTRDTLIIVLSGRGGQQDIVAALEIAEDFVRKPFEVQELKARVRSMLRLRAAQDLLRQLNQDLEERVIERSAEILRSNRQLEAELEKRRASEKRILDLNIQLLEVREEERSRLAQEIHDNIGQQIVSLKWMIQAQLAAPSSEGLREALLRFDALARSTRALAHDLGASPLHPRGLEAALLDLARSFSERMEVEMQIEGLEASLTEDQQVHIFRIIQEALSNTARHSQARRTEVHWGLADGALWLAIEDDGGGAPELVFRDGGGGLGLRIMKQRAVAIGAALEVENHGQGLRITIRSRPEREEHPSPAGRRS, encoded by the coding sequence ATGCTGAATACAATGATCGATGCAGCTTCGCCGCAATTGCTGGTCATCGAAGACGATGCTGCGCTTCGCGAGAACTTGCTTCTGGCCCTGGAGCTGGAAGGCTACCATGCGATTGGCGCCGGACAGGGAGCGGATGGCCTTCGTCTGGCCCGCGAACGCCATCCGGCGGTGGCGCTGCTTGATTTGACCCTGCCCGATATCGATGGGCTGGAGGTGGCCCGCGAGTTGAAGCGCGGGGCGCTGACGCGAGATACGTTGATCATCGTACTTTCCGGTCGCGGCGGTCAGCAGGATATTGTGGCGGCCCTCGAAATTGCCGAGGACTTTGTGCGCAAACCCTTTGAGGTGCAGGAACTGAAGGCGCGCGTACGCAGCATGCTGCGCCTGCGCGCGGCACAGGACCTGCTGCGCCAGCTCAACCAGGACCTCGAAGAGCGCGTCATTGAGCGCAGCGCTGAGATCTTGCGTAGCAATCGACAGCTTGAGGCTGAACTGGAAAAACGCCGAGCCTCCGAAAAGCGCATCCTCGATTTGAACATCCAGTTGCTTGAAGTCCGCGAGGAAGAACGCAGCCGATTGGCTCAAGAGATTCACGACAACATTGGCCAGCAGATCGTTTCGCTGAAGTGGATGATCCAGGCGCAGCTGGCTGCGCCCAGCAGCGAAGGACTGCGCGAAGCGCTGTTGCGATTTGACGCGCTGGCGCGCAGCACGCGAGCTCTCGCTCATGATCTGGGCGCCAGTCCGCTGCACCCGCGCGGTCTGGAGGCTGCTTTGCTGGATCTGGCGCGCAGCTTTTCGGAAAGAATGGAAGTCGAAATGCAAATCGAAGGGCTGGAAGCCTCCTTGACTGAAGATCAGCAGGTGCATATTTTCAGAATCATACAAGAGGCCTTGAGCAATACGGCGCGCCATTCCCAGGCTCGGCGCACCGAGGTGCACTGGGGGCTGGCCGACGGCGCCCTGTGGCTTGCCATTGAGGACGACGGCGGGGGCGCCCCGGAGCTGGTTTTTCGCGACGGCGGCGGCGGCCTGGGGCTGCGAATTATGAAACAGAGGGCTGTGGCGATTGGCGCTGCCCTCGAGGTGGAGAATCATGGCCAAGGGCTCAGAATTACAATCCGATCTCGCCCAGAGCGGGAAGAGCATCCGAGTCCTGCTGGCCGACGATCATGA
- a CDS encoding PAS domain S-box protein: protein MPALPAFSALWLLLAALLGAAGGAAMLRALQRRRGRAASGAAGRAPLNLAAVSAVADDSALEYRRLADCLPVGLRIVDLSAIKRRLDARQLTLRSLRSADNKQLEELSLLAVELESNAAYGKALSGLQPLRQTPPLPPTELMALVLSLLQGETICHFASIAGGPSQELRFEVRAGLLRDDWSRVALCYIDQRERSQRRNLELDRAQEFRTQFESSPLPMQRLDLSEIEEYFFRLLRRGVENLLSYFYQRPRRIGVLARRIRVRASNRAMQRTFGPRTASASLLGLSEFQTDSETLRKCLGALLNLFEGELRSEAGFSMQMPNGRRFHGLMSAAVLPHRGMSDVMTTYQDISDLLNASEALVESEARARAILGAVTDAVTALSAAGEIVYANEACQRLFGFELYELLGQPAQLLLGNVDPGPMIERAGVVGEGREPERHELIGKRKDGESLLLQATIARVGARNWSGATAVMVMKDVTELTRYRMYLEEEVAQRTDQLSSALAREKELYASLEMALLKERELNVMRRNFVSVVSHEFRTPLAVIQSSADLLGQYLDRMTPEQRQSRIEKIRREVHNMATLMEDVMFFERASAKSLRLESSRVSLPEYLSEIAGDCQLASESSREIKIVMDRPQAEAAVLDIALRRALANLIVNALKYSQGPGAIEVRIGGDSRVLAIQVANDGEIDPAIRDHVFEPFVRGKAPDHPPGTGLGLAIAARAAELCGGAIRVAEFGPPRVVLEISSAIDSNATSKVAAGLNDPHRSTPDHSAGG from the coding sequence ATGCCTGCTCTCCCGGCATTCTCGGCGCTCTGGCTTTTGCTGGCCGCTCTGCTGGGCGCCGCTGGCGGCGCTGCGATGCTCCGCGCCTTGCAACGTCGCCGGGGCCGCGCTGCCTCTGGCGCCGCAGGGCGCGCGCCCTTGAACCTGGCGGCGGTCTCCGCAGTTGCCGACGATTCCGCTCTTGAGTATCGTCGGCTTGCCGACTGCCTTCCTGTCGGTCTGCGCATTGTGGATCTGTCGGCCATCAAACGCCGGCTGGATGCCAGGCAATTGACGCTGCGCAGCCTGCGCTCGGCGGACAACAAGCAGCTGGAGGAGCTATCGTTGCTGGCAGTGGAGCTGGAGAGCAATGCCGCTTATGGCAAAGCCCTGTCTGGACTCCAGCCGTTGCGCCAGACGCCGCCCTTGCCGCCTACCGAATTGATGGCGCTGGTTCTCTCCTTGCTACAGGGCGAAACCATTTGCCACTTTGCTTCGATTGCCGGCGGGCCCAGTCAGGAGCTGCGCTTCGAGGTGCGCGCCGGTCTGCTGCGAGATGATTGGTCGCGCGTCGCACTTTGCTACATTGATCAGCGAGAACGCTCTCAGCGCCGCAACCTGGAACTTGATCGCGCCCAGGAGTTTCGGACGCAGTTTGAATCCTCGCCCTTGCCCATGCAACGACTGGATCTCAGCGAGATCGAGGAGTACTTCTTCCGACTGCTGCGCCGCGGGGTCGAAAATCTGCTCTCCTACTTTTACCAGCGCCCCCGACGGATTGGCGTCCTCGCCCGTCGCATTCGTGTACGCGCGTCGAACAGGGCAATGCAGCGCACCTTCGGCCCGCGAACGGCCTCGGCATCGCTGCTGGGCCTCAGCGAATTTCAAACCGATTCGGAAACGCTGCGCAAGTGCCTGGGCGCGCTGCTCAATTTGTTTGAAGGAGAATTGCGCAGCGAGGCCGGCTTCAGCATGCAAATGCCCAACGGCAGACGCTTTCATGGTTTGATGAGCGCCGCAGTGCTGCCGCATCGCGGCATGTCCGATGTCATGACCACCTACCAGGACATCAGCGATTTGCTCAATGCATCGGAAGCTTTAGTAGAAAGCGAGGCCCGCGCCAGAGCGATCCTGGGCGCGGTAACCGATGCCGTCACTGCACTTTCGGCAGCGGGAGAGATTGTTTACGCCAACGAAGCATGCCAGCGACTTTTTGGCTTCGAACTCTATGAATTGCTCGGGCAGCCGGCGCAGCTCTTGCTGGGCAACGTCGATCCAGGGCCAATGATCGAAAGAGCCGGCGTCGTCGGCGAAGGGCGCGAACCGGAGCGCCACGAGTTGATTGGCAAGCGCAAGGACGGCGAAAGCCTGCTGTTGCAGGCGACCATTGCGCGCGTTGGGGCGCGCAACTGGAGCGGCGCGACGGCAGTCATGGTCATGAAGGATGTAACCGAACTTACTCGCTACCGGATGTATCTGGAAGAGGAAGTGGCGCAGCGCACCGATCAATTGAGCAGCGCACTGGCCCGCGAAAAGGAACTCTATGCCAGTCTGGAAATGGCGCTGCTCAAAGAGCGAGAACTGAATGTTATGCGGCGCAATTTCGTATCGGTCGTATCCCATGAATTCCGCACGCCGCTGGCCGTTATCCAATCCTCTGCGGACTTGCTGGGCCAGTATCTGGACCGCATGACGCCGGAGCAGCGACAATCGCGCATTGAGAAGATTCGCCGCGAAGTGCACAATATGGCGACGCTGATGGAAGACGTGATGTTCTTCGAGCGCGCCTCAGCCAAAAGCCTGCGTCTGGAAAGCTCTCGCGTTAGCCTGCCAGAGTACCTCTCAGAAATTGCCGGCGATTGCCAGCTGGCCAGCGAGAGCAGCCGCGAAATCAAAATTGTGATGGACCGCCCGCAGGCGGAGGCGGCAGTTCTGGATATTGCGCTGCGCCGGGCTCTGGCCAATCTGATCGTCAATGCCTTGAAGTACAGCCAGGGACCGGGGGCAATCGAAGTACGCATTGGCGGCGATAGCAGAGTGCTCGCCATTCAGGTTGCCAACGATGGGGAAATTGACCCTGCGATTCGTGATCACGTGTTTGAGCCATTTGTTCGCGGCAAAGCCCCCGACCATCCGCCAGGGACTGGGCTGGGTCTTGCAATTGCTGCCCGAGCGGCGGAACTGTGTGGCGGCGCCATTCGTGTGGCGGAATTCGGTCCGCCGCGAGTTGTCCTGGAAATCAGTTCTGCGATTGATAGCAATGCAACAAGTAAAGTCGCCGCAGGCCTGAATGACCCGCACCGATCCACACCCGACCATTCTGCTGGCGGATGA